A segment of the Trifolium pratense cultivar HEN17-A07 linkage group LG7, ARS_RC_1.1, whole genome shotgun sequence genome:
TTATATTAGTTTGCTGATGATTTTTGAGGaaatgatttttgtttgtttagcATGATTCCTAATGGCTCTAATTCTTCTCTGTTATCCTAACTGTGAGGTCTTGAGCCTAAACACTTGAATTTCTTTCTTGACTATGTGAGTTCCACGTCTCTCCTATTCTCTAGAACTTGCTTGAATTctcttgattgattgattgcgATGAATAATGCACCGAGGCACATTTTTGTGAGCTTGAGCCTTTGTAGCCTACCCTTGAATATTACAATCCCTTGCTAGCCCCTTTTGAGccttattgaaagaaaaatgttttgatCTTACTTCTTTTTGAAAACCagataatttttacaaaaaaaaaaaataaaatgattttcttgaagTTGATCACCTAACTTGTGATTTGAGCACAATGCTCATCATTAAGTTTGAGGTTGCTCTTGGGATTTGCAACctattaagtttggggtggggtactagagaactaaaagaaaaatattttgaaaaaatttgtgaaaaaaaatatgaagagaaTGTCCCTCatgaaaagaaaggaaatggtgaaagaaatgaaaaataaataaataaagagaatgCAAAATGCATAACAccatgtttgaaaaaaaaaataataaaaaaataacttgtcGAGGGACTTctttgtgaaaaaaataaaaataaaaatgtgagcATATAATGAGTTCACACATTGTGAATTCATTTGCATGAGgataagggaaaaaaattgtgataatTAAGTTCTCTAGTATGAATGTGATGGTTTTGGGGGATCGATTGATTTGTCCAATTTTGTTTGAAATAGGTGATCTTATAAGCTTCAAGTTTTTCTACCTAGTTTCCCAAAAATATCCACCCTTCAATAAACCTAAGCCACGCTATAACCTGAAAAGTCCTCGAAAGGTGCATATTCATTGTACGTCGATCGATTTTTAGAGTCCTTGCAAGCCTATGGTAGAAAGGTGTAGATTGTGTTGATTGAGTGTATGTCCCTAAACACTTGAGAGAATTTTGGTGAGATTGTGTGAAGAGAGAATTGAACTTGATGGATGAATGTTGGATGAATTGTTTTGAATTTCCGATTGGTTATTAGTAGATGAAAGTGACCTTGAGCATGATAATTTATGTAAAATGACATGTTTTGTTCTTATTGATTACGGAGATAGATTAACATGAATGTTTGGTTTGGTGTTTGAGGTTGAGTTGCACTCTTTTGAAAGCAAttgttccttgaggacaagcaacagattaagtttggggttgtgatgaatCCTCATCGGTCTCTATTTTTGGAGTCTTTTCaattaagtttttaatataattttattagtttagtgtttaatttaaagtcattttaaataaattgcattttttagtttattgagtcaattaagtatttttctttattaatatttcattttgtgtagtttttattttgtgaaGTTAGTAACATATTGTGTAGTGTGGGTGATGGCCTAAAAGGGAgtatatatatcatttaataTGATGGGCTTATGTACAATGAAAGGAAGACAACTTTGGCCTTATGTTGAAGTCATGACCCGAACCAAGGAAATGAAAGGAAAGGTTTCTTTGCAAATTGGTGGAGCGGGGTACTGTAGCACGACGGAAGCTGCGCGAAAGATGGAAAGGAAGGGATGAACAGAGGAATGGAATTAGCATAGTGGTGGAGGATTGAAAGAAACAAGCAGCTCCCACATCACGCCTATTCTATGGTTTTATCTTCattgtttcatttttattttattatgtgtaACTAAActctcatgattggtccttaggggattcttattattatttctcttgaactatgtgattatcatatgttatgatcaatgaattacgaagttagtttcttcaattatttcttgtgcttaatgctttacaTGATTTGATCAACTGTGtgatgatttcaattatttgttttactatgacgataggaatgaatgatcgatctaggaatgattgatcaattaactttcacttaagacatttcggattgttaattgagattaaaagattaaagtttgtaaacctcaattgatcatagattacctaagacattaggaatcgatgatcaagggagaggattatgttaccaagacattgggcataatcatttgagatttaatctaatcatgaaactaaattgagtaatttgtaatcatacatgaaattaccaagagaaatagtaattagatgaaccaaaaaggatcaatcgcttttctttcattcaatttGATTCCCaagttatttttaagtttatgataaaaattcaaaccaagttaaactcccccctttgcattttaattattaatcctaaattaatttaattgttttgttgagattgaaacaatccctgcggatacgaactttataaattttattacttgacgactatttagtacacttgctaaatttctatcagGGAGTATCAAATTCTGTGATCCCCATCAGCTGTTCTCTGGACCTGAGAAGCATACTGCAAGTTCCAAAGGACATCCTCGATAGATGGTCGACTCCACGACTCGGTCGAAATGCACTTGTTAGTTATAGAAACCACAATTGATAGAGATTCTTTGCAACAAGTAGCTTGCACAACTGGCTCCACTATTTGTTTCCAGTCATCTTGACTATTGAAGGAAGCCTGTAAATTGGAGTATGCAAAATTAACTTAGCAAGTACATATATAAGCACTTCTGTGAATATTTGGgagtttattttaataaattgatCAGGATAGGttacaaaaacaatttgtatcttatataaaaacagtttaacttatacataagtgcttatataATGAAGTTGATTGATTACTCATAACTGAGCTAACTTGCAAACTTGTTTTTCTGTAATTAGAAGATTATAAACATGTTTTATGCATACCATCGCATTTAGCACAGTTGCTTCTTTTTTAGCAGACATTGAAGGTCCAACTAGTGCCTCAAGTAGTATGAATCCAAAGCTATAAATATCATCCTCTAACTTTTTCATTTGCCTGAAATCACACATGTTGAGAATCTTAAGGAATAATTCACAATAACTTATCAAGTACTGATCAAATCCTGCTAATTTCTAAATGTATAAAAAACCGTCACATTTGTTGTAAACCAAGAATGTTGATAAATAGATAACATTTGATCTAGAAAAATTCCATCAGTaataaattgaaagaagaagaaacaaagccatatgatatatataaaaattcttACCACGAATTAGGACTTTCTTCTTTTACCTACAAACCAAAAGACATGTTATAAACACTGATGAATATTTAGAAGGTACTGCAAGCATCGACATATACATTGACATTAAACACGACACTATCATGTCGATATTGATAATAACTTGAGACAGTAAGATATTTGAATGTAACCATTGTGTCGGTGTCGAACACTAAGATATTTCAATCATAAATGTTGGCGCTATATGCAAGACCACCAATATAGGGAAAAATAAAGCATACCCCACTTGCATCAGTTTCTTCTGAGATAATGGACAATCCATAGTCACTCAACTTTGGCATCCAATTTTCATTAAGCAAAATATTGTTGGTCTTAAGTCTATTTTTGAAGAAACCAGGTATCATTCCAGTGTGTAGGAAATGAACAGCCTTAGCAACACTGATTAAAACTGACAATCTTTCTGGCCAATTGAAAATCTTTCCACAACTATCTCCTGAACATACAGTATAAATTTAGTGcacaatacaaattaaatttaaatttaactGAGAAAAACATTAGAATACTACTTTGAAATTTAAGAAACGTTATTCTTTACCTGAGAGATAAGTTTGGAAACTCCCATTTGACACACATTCATAAATGAGAAATACTTTGGAGTCGATACGCTCTCCTAAAATGCCATCAATGCAATGACCCAAGAGGGATACCAAATGAGCATGACGGAGCTTCGCAAGCAAATCCAGCCTTAATTTGAAATTCCGAATTGAGTACTTTTTTGACAAAGGTATGCACCTTATAACAACAGCTATCCCACTCTCCAATTTTCCTCTATACAGCTGCAATACCATTGACAAATTTTCATTAGCATCATGTCATAAGAAAAAGTGTAGTGTTTTTGCTAaggtttttcaatttaattGGCGTCAGAgacatcaaaattattattgcTGCAGTCTAGATTGTTTGTTTAtcaaaaattaaactcaaatgtCACATTCATTTTTCTATAGAGAAAAAATATGCAATAAATTTGGATACTACCTTACCTTCCCATATATATTTTCACCAAGAAAAGTAGAATTGTCAAAGTTATTTGTTGCTTCCTTAAGCTCTTCAAATGAATATGATCGGCATGGGGGAAGATCTTCTCTGCCTAACTTTGAAGCTTCAGAAACATACCCTGAAAAATTAGTAACCAGAAAACAAAACTTCAGTCAATGTTCATGTCCTTCGATTGATCACATTCACACATTCCTAGTAATGCACCCTCAatgcaaaattattttacacggACAACCAATCACAATTCACCAAGACAACAAAAATTACGTAACTGCTTTTATTTAAAAACTATCACGTGATTGGATGTCAGTGTAAAATGACTTTACGCTGATATCCTTAATCTCCTCGTGAACAAAGACAACGTACTTGCATTTGCAATAAGCTCAGATGAGAATCCTGTTGAGAAGCTATCTTGAACTGATTTATGCAATAGGTGCTGTTCTGAAATCCCCTTAGAGTAATACCTTTTACAAGTAACAACAATGCATAAACCCAAAAGCACAATGATGACaagaattccaacaatcacgCCAACAAAAAAACCAACTTGGTGCGACTTCGTCTTTGTGCAATAAGATACTGCATGCTGGTGCTTCAAACTCCCAGATAAACAGTTTCCATCACTCTTAACAACCCTATTTTCTGACACATTGATTAGAGAAGAAGGAAAGTCTCCAACAAACCTATTGTTTGATATATCAACAAAACGAAGATTATGGCCacattttatgtcattttgaagTGTTCCACTCAGCATGTTGGATCCTAAATTCAAGTAACTGATATTAGGAAAAGAAAACAGTTGAGAAGGAGTAGTTCCTGTGAGTGCATTGAAGGAAATATCAAGCTGCTCAAGCTTATTTAGTTGACCATAGTGTTGTGGAATTTGACCCGAGAAGGAGTTCCGATTGAGGAAAAGCATTTTCAACTCTTTAGGCATATCAGGTAAATCGGAATCTAATTCATTTTCTCTTAAATCTAGTTGTTCCAAGATACTCAAACCAGTAAAATCTTGCAAATTACCTGATATTTGATTTCTTGACATGTCAATGATAGTCAAGGTTGTGATACTAAGGATTGAAAATGGAAATGGACCCTTCaacttattatttttcaaactaAGAACTGAGAGAATATTTGATGAATTGAACAAGTTTGGGATGGTACCATTGAAGAAGTTATCACCTAACATAAGAGATTTAAGGTTGACCATAGTAGAGATTTTTGGAGGGATTGATCCATaaagaaaatttgaattcaaattcaaatattcaaGTGAAAAGAGTCTATGAATGGTATTTGGAAATGGTCCCCAAATTCCCAAAGAAACAAGATGAAGAACTTTCAAGCTAGTTAGCCTTGCTAGAGTGGCAACAAATGAGTCCATTGAGAAGCTTTGTGATAGTGTTTGATTTGGAATAGCAAAACCATCAAAATCTCTACCATTTTTCGGCTTATCACCAACAATACTTAGCTCTGTGACAAAATTGTCTTTGCATGTGATTTTGACTTGTGTTGAAGACATAAAGCAAAGTTCTGATTTATGATCTTTCCATATTTCTAATTGTGTTGGATATTCTAAGTGTTTTTGTAATTGGAGAAGAACTTGTGTCTGAGAGGACTGTAACTGAGCACTGCAAATTCCCATATAAAAGAGATACCAAGCATAACAAAATAGCAAAACCAAGCCATGAAACTCCATGAAAAACTTCTATATTGGAAATGCTTCAAAGAGGAACAATTAAAATAGTTGAAAACCTGTCCTAAATAAATGAAAAGGAGGCTCCattaaaatagttaaaaactaGAAACTTACACCAAACAACAACCATGATAGCAATAAGTTCTTATTCTACTATGTGAGGTCGGCTACATGGATCAGACGAATCATGTCTATGGCAAAATAATTGACCTTAATTATAAGGGTATTTCATTCATACTAGTTTTCCTACCAATTGGACTCCTCAATCCTCATCTCATCTGATCTACTCTCCTTACTACAAAATATACGGTCTTAGATTCATCTGATCTACTATCCAATTGTCTACCTCATTTTGAAGTGTTCACAAGGGGTAGTTGTGCAAACTTTAATGCATAGATTGTTTATAGACTTCAGAAAACAGCTAAGTGTTGAATAAAAGGACTAAACCAAGATGAATATTGTTGGTGATAAATGAAGGAAAATAAATGCTACTATATATGTGACTATATATCaataaacaaaagaaagataaaatttcaaattgttagttggtctggtggtgattgacgttggacTTGGTAAGGAGGATCACAATTCAATTCCCCGCAACTGCAATTGGAAGGGGGCTAGAACTACTTAATGTCataactgaccccgaaccagattaagtGGTCCAGCAGACCGGATACTAGttgtgaaaacaaaaacaaaaaataaacaaaagaaagatCAAGTGTGGTGTGGCCTTTGCTCAGAATCCAAGACATGAAAAGTGGGGCATACCTGAAGTTAATGCATTAATAACTGGTTCCACCATGGTACTCTTTCTTCTGCAAACAGCAATAATGGTTAGGGAATTGAACAGTTATGAATATGATTCATACGAAGAAAAGAACCAAACTAAACCAAGcatagaaataatatttttcttacttTGGATGCTATTTATTTCAGCTGAAGCTCATGCTCAAGTTATAGCAGATAGATAATTTTCAACTGGGATGGTTTCAAGTGCAAATCTTTACAAAGAATGCTTCTATGGTTCAGTGAAGAAAATGGATATTGATGAAAAATTAATGTAGCTTTCTTTGGTAACAATtctcaacaaagaaaaaatggaATATAAATTCTGAAGCATAGaagacaaagtaaaaaaaaacatgagtgATGGGCCATGTTGATATGAATCTAACAAATTTTGAGGTGCCATAAGGTGGACCCCACAATCATTGTTGTACAATATCTATCCTTGAGTTTTCACTTTCTCATTTTTGCATTACTTGAGAAATGAAAGCATTTAGACTTTACATTAAGACTTCTTTGTTTTAATATAGCTAATGAAAACTTCATGCTACCAGAATAATTGTTGTGttcttcctctctctctctctctctctctgtcacTCACTTACCTTTCTTAATTCTTGTTTCTAACTATATGAAAAGGACACAAGTTTACTAGAGTCGCGTTTTGGTCCATAATTTAATCCATAACTAGTAAGTAAATTAATAAGTAGTTTGCAAGTATCATTGAATTGATGTTCTTAAATATAtgtacaattttaaatatcaattaaataagaaacatataaaagaaaattaaattttaaaatttaattggaAACAATGAATTTTGGTTCAAGTGGTAAGGGTTTTGGTTCCCTTAAGCATGTGATCAGATGTTGGATTCTTGCTTCATGCAtgatgcgtatggagaaaattcgctTGAAAGTAAAGAATCCACCTCGTGTGCCCCATAGGTTCCCCGACGGATCGCTAACGCGGTAAAAACTTTGCAGCAATATGATGATAacccaaaaaatttaattggaaatttcaaaaagttTCATGGTAAATAATGAGGAACATTTGGAAAGATATTTTAAAgtgaaatatttattttacataGGAATAGTAATCATATAAACAAATGTGATTAATAATAAATGTATAtgtataaatgtataatattTCAAATGAAAAAGTATTTTAAGTTCTATTACTTGTACACAttcatcctttttttttatcacatattatattttaaaaatacacaaatacaTTTGTTATTTTGTCCGTCTCCTAAGGATAGCTCCTTTGTTGGAGAGCTTTTACGCTAGTTTGTtcaaaagtagttttttttcttcaaaagacAGTTATTCGTCTCTATCGTCGTATGCTTAACACATGGTGTTTAGAGGGCCAACTACGGGGGGTGAGTCAAAAGAATGTGTGTTAAGCACTGACAAAACACTCTTCTTACGTGTTTCAATCAAAcactttccttttttttttcatatgggAATGAAGTTAATTTCTAtgtaaaaaaatacaattgttctcttctttttttcgAAATTACAATTATCCgtgcaaaaaaaatatggttCTTATTTGTAAGTAAATGTCTTTCACCCATAGAAAAAACCTTCtttaaagttaaaaaattgatgaaaaaaaaaagtgaagatAAAAGTAAGGAATATAATGTGGTAAAGAAAGAGGTGTAGCTAGAATTAGAGGGTATAGTTGTAAAATATTGCATTGAAAATTGAGTAGGTTAAATATTTTATGATAAgtttttattttgggacggagaaaACAGGGGCAGAGCCAAGTAGAGCTGAGGGGGTTCAACTGAACCTCCTGAACttgaaaaaatttacatatattCTTGTATATTTTGCTTTTTAAACCCGCTAAAATATTACTTTTGCACCCACccaaaagaagaagagaacACATAGGAATGGAAATAAGAAATGCAGGCAAAACATACAAATAAAAGGATCAATTATTCATTGGAAATAGAGAAATGGAGAATGGAAAGAACTAAAAGTAGTGTCTGCAATCAAACTCTGGATCTGATAATACGATAGTATTTAGGGTTTTCTTCACTAAcacattttggtttttttttcttttctaggTGGCCCAATTgttatatttgtttgtttttttggttacattgtatcttttttttctACGGCTACAATCATTctctgttttttatatttttgtctcTAATGTTATAAactattattctttttttttttgggtagaaaaactattattctttttatttgaaacaTTTTATAGAGTATTATTCTAGTTGAATTTGCATAGTATTATATATGCAACAATTAGGATCCGAATCTCATccatcttatttatttattttaagggtgaaattctagtcactaaactactttaaaaaaagtaaacatATGAAATCAAACAAATATGTATGAAGACTTATCTCATTTGTGCACCATAAATTTTGACATATTATATCAAGGCAACTATAAAGTTGATTAAccctataaaaaattataaagttaactaatattttattgtaaagTACTAACCCCAACCATTAATTTTGGTAGAACGTTTTCCTCAATGAATTTACTTTTAGGAACGAGTATTTtgtgtaaatatattttttaaaattgtgttAATTGTAAGTGATTTTTAAGAAAACTTgctcattcaaaaaaaaaatgctaacaCGAATATAAGAgacatttgaaacaaaatatttattaagGTAAAATAGTATGCACCCCTACCCAAGTTTCCTGACAACCCCACTGGGAGGAAGTATGTTAAAAtgtacaaaatataaaatgtcaTTATCCTAATCACTGACAATGACGGTCATTAAAATGCTTCATCGAtctcaaaataaatgacctaattTTGACTTAATATACTATTCATATGATCTCCtttgatcatttttttaaaaaacttggtatccggccctatgaccgactaatccaaagggaccaatcccaccgctcACTTAcgggggcccatttaaagccagagtatttttttgctctgtatggacttagcccaccgaaattggcactagggggaatcgaacctgagaccttgagatgAGCATACTCCAATGACCCAAGTCAACACCACTAGACTAACCCCAAGtgagtttctatatatatatatatatatatatatatttgcaaatattaacatatgagatgttatttgatttgtctcgatgaatgttttcaaaatatataacatttataatttttaataatacataatTAAATATGTACGTTGACAAACGTAAATATGATCAAACAGATAATTTATTTTGGAAGAGAGCGAGTAGTACGATTTCTATGTCAAGACACCAAACCAAGTAAGGAGAGGTAAATTGACAAACAATAAGGATACATGTCCTTGGAAATTGGTTGGCCAGTTATCATACCAAATTTCATGACAGTCTGTCGTTGCATATCAGAAGCACACAAAATGCTTATTTGCTTATGGCCTCCACATGTATCTTCTTGGGGATAAATGATTAAGCTTATGAATCAACTCTATTTTGGTGATTCCTTGGACTCATCTTTCTGTCCCAAGTCCCAAACTTAAAAAGGGTgaaatttcaatattattatgaTATGTTGAATCGATCGAAGGTTGCCATAATTCTGTGCTAGATTCATTGTTTCTTTTATAAAACTGTCATTTTCAACTTTTGTACCATCTGTCTCTGTCTCAAAGTCTATAACATTTTTTTCTCATCTTGAGGTGGCAGAATCTCCAATCTAAGTTAACTTCCTTTGTACTGAGGAAATTATGCTTTTCGAGTAAAGGGTGATTCGATTGCAGTTTTAGAATCGAAATACTTGTGATTGTGGACTTAGAATATTTTTCATCTTTCAAATATGATTCGATTTCGACAGTTGCAGCGTTTCAAGACTTTGTTTCATTTCAAATGAAGAAGGACGCGTGGTAGAAGACTATTTGTTTAACGTTAAGTAGCAGTTACttagtttctctataaatagtaGTTTGTAAGTCGAaataagggtcacaattcacttacacaaattctcaaacactcaaagtatccatgctACAGCGAGAAAAGAGTActtcgagaaagatgtatgaatcagtGAACCATTTTACTTTCCTTGTAACCTTTTACATTTCAAATGCAATTTAATCTTTTCAAAGTCTTTACTTTCGAAGCATTTATCTTTTGCATTTACATGGTTCTCTCATTCGAGTGAACTCTTTTGTTATTTTCTATTTGATTTGTGATTCACATTTCTTGTGTTTCATAAACTTTGCTTTACAAGTTACGCATTTAAAACCCTTTTGCTTTAAATACGGTTTTATTGCAAATTGATGTTATATTCAATGAAGAACATTCAAAACTCTTTTAATCTAACGCACAAAcgattgtcccgagatttactagttgatctctcaagtaattaatttaaactagcggttgtttaccaaaaatcagtgtaaacaaattggcacgcccaatGGGACGGGTTGTTTGTgcagttattattttttaaaagaagttcgtttttctaaaattttgtgtCGAATACTAAATAATCGGTATTCAGAAATTGTCTGTTTTGATTTTGCATGCATTTGAGGAGTGGTAAATCTTTACCAAATTTAACTAACGTTAAATCTCGATCAAAAATGGATCGACCACccaataataatcaaaacaacaataataatgtcTCAAATCCTGAGGGACAACCAACACAAGCGTCTAATAATAACGCTACTATTATGGCCAGTAGTTCTGGAACTTCTGGTTCGAGTGGACCCTCAGTGAGCTTTGGAAATATAGGAGTAACAGCCCCTTCGACGAGTTCGACCCTATCTGGATCGATAACTTCGTCAGTATCACATAATGTGGGAAATAGTCAATTGGGTCCTGACGAACAAAGGAGTCCAATTCGATCCTTTTTGCTGAACCAATCAGGGTtgtgttggtgtaagccctagaggccaattatttatgatcgcatgatacttgtattgaataattcatttattaaataaaggctcttctttattatgtttatgtgttaaaataataaagtccctagaatggTTAGTTCGTTAagtggaacgttaagtatgacttaatcatgagaatccattaaacataagaacactattcttaaagcaTCCGTAGTCATGCTTTAaagtgaaatgggataacattaaagcatagaggctattatgttggtagactgatgatcacatctcacggatcatagataaagagttatcaagtcttcacatagatataaatgttaagggtaacatttgtatcggattgacccaccgtgagaatactacatagtgtgttatgaaatgtcataagatattctcatagtgataagtggtgtattccacccttcgacctgaaatcactatgtaccctagatgtaggagtgtattaccttgttgccattcaaacgttatccgtaacaggatgactataaagttggttgatgggtattccacgaatcatgttgagggacatgagtgacctagatggaatttgcccctcctacataacaggagatatgtctatgggcccaatattaaacttagcaagggtgacatactataccttgtgttcaatatagacatagggtaaaagggtaattatacacaagattAAActtagcagtgatgtgttgctagataccgctcactgtttataatattgagattaatattattgccaacgtcataggaacctacaaggtcacacacataaggacagttaatgacgggagaaataagtatgacttattagtggggtgcgattagtaatagtaggttattgggcttgcgaagtccaataaccgctttggcctgaagacaacataagaagctctataaatagagccttatgcaaTTCAGTCTTAAGGTTACACACATAatccgaattttggagaaaccctaaaattctctaaaaccctaaccgcactaaatctccctctaccgtcgtcttgcagctagcactaagaggtgaccgaaaactgttcgtgtggaccggctagaggtgctgcgatcgtgcggtgcttgtgatcaactCAAAATCGAggaatttgttcttcaaaggtaataaccgaaaccctgatcatgtccattcgcaaggattcatcgaaggaaaattttaattttcgcTGCGTTTTACATCTCTGTTTTGCTACGATTTTCCTTCAGGTTGGGTATGCCAGCATCTTTGATGGCAGGCTTACATAATTCTAATTCCAATCCTGAAGGGGCTACCATGTTTCCCCCTTCAGCCTCTGTTGTGGGAAATAGGGCTAGAGACATTGCCCAACAAAATTTGACAAATGTAACCATGATGTCGTTTAGACAACAAATGGACGAAAGtaaccatgaaatggttaacaCCCTAACTTCACAATTATGAACTATCCTGAATcctttaatcaataatacaaataaaaattatttgttgttaGCCCATCAGATGGGGCGAATTGCAGATTTCTTTGGTACTCCTGCGATGCCTAACCAAAACCTTCAACCTATTCAAAACCAAGCGCATGTTCAGAACCAAGGTTTGCCCATTAATGCCGGGGCTCCTATGAATCAAGTGCCACAAGTGGCGCAAGAAGAACCGCCAGTCCAAGTGGTAAATCAAGTTCAAGATCCAGGAATAGTGTTGGTTAATAGAAATCAAAATGCTGACGAAGTAGTTAGAGATGTGCAACGAAACAATTTTGCACAACAAAATAATTTGGCAAATCTAGTCGAAACGATATTGACCTAGAATGGGTTTAATGTAGGCTTGCACAGGCCAAACTTCGTTTTACCCTTGTCTGAGTACGTACTCCAGACTGAATTGCCAAGGGGATGGAAGATCCCCAAATTC
Coding sequences within it:
- the LOC123897012 gene encoding probable inactive leucine-rich repeat receptor-like protein kinase At3g03770 isoform X2, coding for MEFHGLVLLFCYAWYLFYMGICSAQLQSSQTQVLLQLQKHLEYPTQLEIWKDHKSELCFMSSTQVKITCKDNFVTELSIVGDKPKNGRDFDGFAIPNQTLSQSFSMDSFVATLARLTSLKVLHLVSLGIWGPFPNTIHRLFSLEYLNLNSNFLYGSIPPKISTMVNLKSLMLGDNFFNGTIPNLFNSSNILSVLSLKNNKLKGPFPFSILSITTLTIIDMSRNQISGNLQDFTGLSILEQLDLRENELDSDLPDMPKELKMLFLNRNSFSGQIPQHYGQLNKLEQLDISFNALTGTTPSQLFSFPNISYLNLGSNMLSGTLQNDIKCGHNLRFVDISNNRFVGDFPSSLINVSENRVVKSDGNCLSGSLKHQHAVSYCTKTKSHQVGFFVGVIVGILVIIVLLGLCIVVTCKRYYSKGISEQHLLHKSVQDSFSTGFSSELIANARYVSEASKLGREDLPPCRSYSFEELKEATNNFDNSTFLGENIYGKLYRGKLESGIAVVIRCIPLSKKYSIRNFKLRLDLLAKLRHAHLVSLLGHCIDGILGERIDSKVFLIYECVSNGSFQTYLSGDSCGKIFNWPERLSVLISVAKAVHFLHTGMIPGFFKNRLKTNNILLNENWMPKLSDYGLSIISEETDASGYLLNIHQCL
- the LOC123897012 gene encoding probable inactive leucine-rich repeat receptor-like protein kinase At3g03770 isoform X1 encodes the protein MEFHGLVLLFCYAWYLFYMGICSAQLQSSQTQVLLQLQKHLEYPTQLEIWKDHKSELCFMSSTQVKITCKDNFVTELSIVGDKPKNGRDFDGFAIPNQTLSQSFSMDSFVATLARLTSLKVLHLVSLGIWGPFPNTIHRLFSLEYLNLNSNFLYGSIPPKISTMVNLKSLMLGDNFFNGTIPNLFNSSNILSVLSLKNNKLKGPFPFSILSITTLTIIDMSRNQISGNLQDFTGLSILEQLDLRENELDSDLPDMPKELKMLFLNRNSFSGQIPQHYGQLNKLEQLDISFNALTGTTPSQLFSFPNISYLNLGSNMLSGTLQNDIKCGHNLRFVDISNNRFVGDFPSSLINVSENRVVKSDGNCLSGSLKHQHAVSYCTKTKSHQVGFFVGVIVGILVIIVLLGLCIVVTCKRYYSKGISEQHLLHKSVQDSFSTGFSSELIANARYVSEASKLGREDLPPCRSYSFEELKEATNNFDNSTFLGENIYGKLYRGKLESGIAVVIRCIPLSKKYSIRNFKLRLDLLAKLRHAHLVSLLGHCIDGILGERIDSKVFLIYECVSNGSFQTYLSGDSCGKIFNWPERLSVLISVAKAVHFLHTGMIPGFFKNRLKTNNILLNENWMPKLSDYGLSIISEETDASGVKEESPNSWQMKKLEDDIYSFGFILLEALVGPSMSAKKEATVLNAMASFNSQDDWKQIVEPVVQATCCKESLSIVVSITNKCISTESWSRPSIEDVLWNLQYASQVQRTADGDHRI